A genomic region of Chlorobaculum parvum NCIB 8327 contains the following coding sequences:
- a CDS encoding methionine adenosyltransferase, with the protein MKTPRNITVERAFGPPVEEQPIELVERKGTGHPDTICDSIMEAVCVDLCGYYQQHFGHICHHNIDKGLLVAGRSIPKAGGGLILEPMKLIFGDRATYSCNGELVPVGDIAEMAARRWLKTNLRFVDPDEHLIIQNEIKPGSPELIDAFKRKVIGANDTSVGVGYAPLSDTELLVLAVEQHLNSPALKKRFPEVGEDIKIMGYRLHEHLTLTVAIAFVDRFISDPAHYFERKAALHQELQNFIENRKHQLDSVTIEINTLDDPARGEGGMYLSVLGTSAEGGDCGQVGRGNRVNGLIAFNRPQTLEAAAGKNPVNHVGKIYNVLSHQIAGTIHRELRGVQAVVVSLCSQIGKPVDRPMVASAQITPEQNTDFEELKQQAAAIIDRELDNIETFCQNLAAGKFPVC; encoded by the coding sequence ATGAAAACCCCAAGAAACATCACGGTAGAGCGGGCTTTCGGCCCCCCGGTGGAAGAGCAGCCGATCGAGCTGGTCGAGCGCAAAGGCACCGGCCACCCCGACACAATCTGCGATTCGATCATGGAAGCGGTCTGCGTCGATCTTTGCGGCTACTACCAGCAGCACTTCGGCCACATCTGCCACCACAACATCGACAAGGGCCTGCTCGTTGCAGGGCGCAGCATTCCGAAGGCAGGCGGCGGCCTGATTCTTGAACCGATGAAGCTGATCTTCGGCGACCGGGCAACCTACAGCTGTAACGGCGAGCTGGTGCCGGTCGGCGATATTGCCGAAATGGCTGCCAGGCGGTGGCTAAAAACAAACCTGCGGTTCGTCGATCCGGACGAGCACCTGATTATCCAGAACGAAATCAAGCCCGGATCGCCCGAACTTATCGACGCCTTCAAGCGAAAGGTAATCGGGGCGAACGACACTTCGGTCGGCGTGGGTTACGCACCGCTGAGCGACACCGAACTCCTTGTACTCGCCGTCGAGCAGCATCTCAACTCCCCCGCCCTGAAAAAGCGCTTCCCGGAAGTTGGCGAAGACATCAAGATCATGGGCTACCGGCTCCACGAACATCTGACGCTGACAGTGGCCATCGCTTTTGTGGATCGATTCATCTCCGATCCAGCACACTACTTCGAGCGAAAAGCCGCCCTGCACCAGGAGCTTCAAAACTTCATCGAAAACCGCAAACACCAGCTCGACTCGGTCACCATCGAAATCAACACCCTCGACGACCCTGCACGCGGCGAGGGGGGCATGTACCTCTCCGTACTCGGCACCTCGGCTGAAGGCGGCGACTGCGGTCAGGTCGGGCGCGGCAATCGGGTCAACGGTCTGATAGCCTTCAACCGCCCGCAGACTCTCGAAGCAGCGGCTGGCAAAAATCCAGTCAACCACGTCGGCAAAATCTACAACGTCCTGAGCCACCAGATCGCCGGAACAATCCACCGCGAGCTGCGAGGTGTGCAGGCGGTGGTGGTTTCGCTGTGCAGCCAGATCGGCAAACCGGTGGATCGCCCGATGGTCGCCTCAGCGCAGATCACGCCCGAGCAGAACACCGATTTCGAAGAGCTGAAACAGCAGGCCGCCGCCATCATCGATCGCGAACTCGACAACATCGAGACGTTCTGCCAGAACCTGGCCGCTGGAAAATTCCCGGTCTGCTGA
- a CDS encoding haloacid dehalogenase type II, which translates to MSSPSAQTLAFDVYGTLIDTHGLVSMLETFAGENAAALSQLWRQKQLEYSFRRALMKRYRSFAECTAEALEFACNTFQFTPSEQQRQALLDGYRRLPAFPDVTAGLERAQAAGFRLYAFSNGLASDVESVLDHAGVRKYFLDIVSVDEVRSFKPDPEVYRHFMQRAGSSAEKSWLISSNPFDVTGARSIGMQAIWVQRSTDAVFDPWEFRPTAIVSSLQEIAAATKQA; encoded by the coding sequence ATGAGCTCTCCATCAGCACAAACGCTCGCATTCGATGTTTACGGAACGTTGATCGATACACACGGACTGGTATCGATGCTTGAAACGTTTGCCGGTGAAAACGCTGCCGCACTGTCCCAACTCTGGCGGCAGAAGCAGCTTGAATACTCCTTCCGGCGAGCACTCATGAAACGCTACCGCTCTTTTGCCGAATGCACCGCAGAGGCGCTGGAATTTGCCTGCAACACCTTTCAGTTCACGCCATCAGAACAGCAGCGCCAGGCGCTTCTTGACGGCTATCGCAGACTGCCGGCCTTTCCGGATGTCACTGCTGGGCTTGAACGCGCGCAGGCTGCAGGATTCAGGCTCTACGCTTTTTCGAACGGACTGGCATCCGACGTCGAATCGGTGCTCGATCATGCCGGAGTCAGGAAATATTTTCTCGACATCGTCAGCGTCGACGAAGTCCGCTCTTTCAAACCCGATCCTGAGGTCTACCGGCATTTCATGCAACGCGCCGGAAGCAGCGCCGAAAAAAGCTGGCTGATCTCCTCGAATCCCTTCGATGTGACAGGTGCACGATCGATCGGCATGCAGGCAATCTGGGTACAGCGCTCAACCGATGCCGTATTCGATCCTTGGGAGTTCCGTCCGACAGCAATCGTGAGTAGCCTGCAGGAAATAGCTGCTGCGACAAAACAGGCCTGA
- a CDS encoding SRPBCC family protein, which produces MARTPEQLAKLLQREILIDLEWLPNGVIGAKGSVFIEADPSIVWLMLSDYNRLHETMPKVVASKLVEENNHTKVIDQSGKSGIFIFERMVHFTLKVEEIYPEHLYFSQISGDFEVYEGEWQLEAVDGNNGPGTMLTYQAEVKPSFFAPQFVVSFVQSQDLPTILKEVRRYCESQAKS; this is translated from the coding sequence ATGGCACGCACTCCCGAACAACTGGCAAAGCTCCTGCAGCGCGAAATTCTCATCGATCTGGAGTGGTTGCCGAATGGCGTGATCGGAGCAAAAGGCAGTGTGTTCATCGAAGCTGATCCGTCGATTGTATGGCTGATGCTCAGCGATTACAATCGTCTGCACGAAACAATGCCCAAAGTCGTTGCCAGCAAGCTGGTGGAGGAAAACAACCACACCAAAGTCATCGACCAGTCGGGAAAGTCAGGAATTTTCATTTTCGAAAGGATGGTGCATTTCACTCTCAAGGTCGAGGAGATCTATCCGGAGCACCTCTACTTTTCGCAGATCAGCGGAGATTTTGAGGTCTATGAAGGAGAGTGGCAGCTTGAAGCGGTTGACGGAAACAACGGGCCGGGCACGATGCTAACCTACCAGGCGGAGGTCAAGCCCAGCTTTTTCGCGCCCCAGTTCGTGGTAAGCTTCGTACAGAGCCAGGATCTGCCGACCATTCTGAAGGAGGTTCGGCGCTACTGCGAGTCTCAGGCCAAAAGCTGA
- a CDS encoding radical SAM protein, with amino-acid sequence MNYVFGPVSSKRLGQSLGVDLLPSKSCTWNCIYCQLGRTKEFVTERQEFFPKEEILAEILDAVNSGKPIDWITFVGSGETTLYKGLGWLIAEVKKVTSIPVAVITNGSLLSDPEVRQELLEADTVLPSLNAGSAELFERIDRPAPGFTFEQHIEGLRRFRQEYSGKLWVEVMLVKGVNDSEAALRDLVAVLSEIKPDMIHLVLPTRPTPEGYAPMPDEDRIRRAVFMLSSAAPVNHPAKGEMTLGSAADLLETVSGIAARHPLQERELQAALEKLFEGESAKVEQAMAELFSSGRFEKVRQGGELYWIIRS; translated from the coding sequence ATGAACTACGTTTTCGGGCCTGTTTCTTCCAAACGGCTTGGCCAGTCGCTCGGCGTTGATCTGCTTCCTTCCAAGAGCTGCACTTGGAACTGCATCTATTGCCAGCTTGGCCGTACGAAGGAGTTTGTGACCGAGCGGCAGGAGTTTTTTCCGAAAGAGGAGATTCTGGCCGAAATTCTTGATGCGGTCAACAGCGGCAAGCCTATCGACTGGATCACGTTCGTCGGCTCTGGCGAAACCACGCTCTACAAAGGGCTGGGGTGGCTCATTGCCGAGGTCAAAAAAGTGACCTCGATTCCGGTTGCGGTCATCACTAATGGCTCGCTGCTGAGTGATCCGGAAGTGCGTCAGGAGCTGCTCGAAGCCGATACCGTGCTGCCGTCGCTGAACGCCGGTTCGGCGGAGCTGTTCGAGCGCATCGATCGGCCCGCGCCCGGTTTCACCTTCGAGCAGCACATCGAGGGGTTGCGGCGCTTTCGGCAGGAGTATTCCGGAAAGCTCTGGGTCGAGGTGATGCTTGTCAAAGGTGTGAACGATTCGGAGGCGGCGCTTCGGGATCTGGTCGCGGTGCTTTCGGAGATCAAGCCGGACATGATCCATCTGGTGCTGCCCACCCGTCCGACGCCGGAAGGCTATGCACCGATGCCCGACGAAGACCGGATCCGCCGCGCGGTGTTCATGCTTTCATCCGCTGCACCGGTGAATCATCCTGCCAAAGGCGAAATGACGCTCGGCTCGGCCGCTGACCTGCTTGAAACCGTCTCAGGTATTGCCGCCCGGCATCCGTTGCAGGAGCGTGAGCTGCAAGCGGCTCTCGAAAAGCTGTTCGAAGGGGAAAGCGCAAAGGTGGAACAGGCGATGGCGGAGCTTTTCTCATCGGGACGCTTCGAAAAGGTGCGTCAGGGCGGCGAGCTGTACTGGATTATCAGGTCGTAA
- a CDS encoding BCD family MFS transporter encodes MNKFFRVFNLVRLSLFQIGFGIMLGFVQDILNRVMIKELFLPATIALGLISLKELLAILGVKVWAGNLSDRHSIFGYRRTPYVLIGLVSCIVSFILAPTAAYEVQLDGTGNLLSIIGSALTDVGLWKLSAIFLIFGFGLQVATTAYYALIADMVDEKDIGKIAGASWTLMVLTAIISNYSIGVYLKVFTPERLTQVAEIGGAISLIVGLIAVLGVERRNAEIGKGKEKHSLPFSQAIRLLASSPNTMLFALYIFISIFALFANEVVMDPFGAEVFGMQVSETTKLFKPVMGGTQLIFMLLTGFLLSRIGTRRGAYIGNVFGAVGFGMIIAAGFMHDIDFLRISLVVTGIGLGAASVSNITMMMNMTAGRSGIYMGLWGTAQSLAIFIGHSSAGVIRDLVYHFSGNHMLAYAAIFVLEIIAFTASSLVLPHVSREAFEAESAEKLSEFTPATEVG; translated from the coding sequence ATGAATAAATTTTTTCGGGTTTTCAATCTTGTCCGGCTCTCGCTGTTTCAGATAGGGTTCGGCATCATGCTCGGCTTCGTGCAGGATATTCTGAACCGGGTCATGATTAAGGAGTTGTTTCTTCCTGCCACCATCGCGCTTGGTCTGATCAGCCTGAAAGAGCTGCTCGCTATCCTCGGCGTCAAGGTGTGGGCGGGCAACCTCTCCGACCGGCACAGTATTTTCGGTTATCGCCGCACGCCGTACGTGCTCATTGGCCTGGTGAGCTGCATCGTTTCGTTCATCCTCGCCCCGACGGCGGCCTACGAAGTACAGCTCGACGGGACGGGGAACCTCTTGAGCATCATCGGCTCCGCACTGACCGATGTCGGTCTCTGGAAGCTCAGCGCCATCTTCCTTATTTTCGGTTTTGGCCTTCAGGTCGCCACGACCGCATACTACGCCCTGATCGCCGATATGGTTGACGAAAAAGATATCGGCAAGATCGCCGGGGCGAGCTGGACGCTCATGGTGCTGACGGCGATCATCTCTAACTACAGCATTGGCGTTTATCTGAAAGTGTTCACTCCCGAGCGGCTGACGCAGGTGGCCGAGATCGGCGGTGCGATTTCGCTCATTGTCGGCCTCATCGCCGTGCTTGGCGTCGAACGCCGGAATGCCGAAATCGGGAAGGGCAAGGAGAAACACAGCCTTCCTTTTTCACAAGCGATCCGCCTGCTCGCTTCGTCGCCCAACACGATGCTCTTTGCTCTTTATATTTTCATTTCGATTTTCGCTCTGTTTGCCAACGAGGTGGTGATGGATCCGTTCGGCGCGGAGGTGTTCGGGATGCAGGTTTCGGAGACGACCAAGCTCTTCAAGCCGGTCATGGGCGGCACGCAGCTCATTTTCATGCTGCTCACCGGTTTTCTGCTTTCGCGGATCGGCACCCGGCGCGGCGCGTACATCGGCAACGTGTTCGGTGCGGTCGGCTTCGGCATGATTATCGCGGCCGGATTCATGCACGATATCGACTTCCTGCGCATTTCGCTTGTGGTGACCGGCATTGGCCTCGGTGCGGCCAGCGTTTCAAATATCACGATGATGATGAACATGACCGCCGGGCGAAGCGGCATCTACATGGGCCTGTGGGGCACCGCGCAGAGCCTCGCGATCTTCATCGGCCACTCAAGTGCCGGCGTGATCCGCGACCTCGTTTACCATTTTTCAGGCAACCACATGCTGGCCTATGCGGCTATTTTCGTGCTGGAGATTATCGCCTTCACGGCCTCCAGCCTGGTGCTGCCGCACGTGTCGCGCGAGGCGTTCGAAGCTGAGAGCGCTGAAAAACTTTCTGAGTTCACCCCCGCCACCGAGGTGGGCTGA
- the thiC gene encoding phosphomethylpyrimidine synthase ThiC codes for MNPESASCPDRHFFGPASSRMTVNGTIYPIEVGMRKVALKRTYECKGEPFNSMPLYDTSGPFGDPNGEHDVRKGLEPVRDRWGFDNGSAESTKGELSMSERKPRVAKSGEAVTQMHFARKGVITPEMEYVAIRENQALEEWIEKCGGKPVTPEMVRDEVAKGRAIIPANINHPEIEPMIIGRNFRVKINANIGNSALGSSIDEEVEKAVWACRWGADTVMDLSTGKNIHQTREWILRNSPVPIGTVPLYQALEKVGGKAEELSWEVYRDTLVEQAEQGVDYFTIHSGILAATLPDAEARQTGIVSRGGSIMARWCRAHNQENFLFTHFDDICDILRSYDVAVSLGDALRPGSIGDANDAAQFGELKTLGELTLRAWERDVQVMIEGPGHVPLHMIRENMELQLKHCHEAPFYTLGPLVTDVAAGYDHINSAIGGTLIASLGCSMLCYVTPKEHLGLPDRDDVREGVIVHRVAAHAADLAKGSHTAWLRDELMSKARYAFEWEDQFSLALDPLKTRQIHAQNIAATGDTAATAKFCTMCGPDFCSMKRSQETTAGM; via the coding sequence ATGAATCCAGAAAGCGCATCCTGCCCCGACAGGCATTTTTTCGGCCCCGCATCATCCCGCATGACCGTCAATGGCACCATCTACCCGATTGAAGTCGGCATGCGCAAGGTAGCCCTCAAGAGAACCTACGAGTGCAAGGGCGAGCCGTTCAACTCGATGCCGCTGTACGACACGAGCGGCCCGTTCGGCGATCCCAACGGTGAGCACGATGTGCGCAAGGGACTTGAACCGGTTCGCGACCGCTGGGGCTTCGATAACGGCTCGGCAGAGTCGACGAAGGGTGAACTGTCGATGAGCGAGCGCAAGCCACGCGTGGCGAAATCGGGTGAGGCGGTCACGCAGATGCACTTCGCCCGCAAAGGCGTCATCACCCCGGAGATGGAGTACGTGGCGATCCGCGAGAATCAGGCGCTGGAGGAGTGGATCGAAAAGTGCGGCGGCAAACCGGTCACGCCGGAGATGGTGCGCGATGAGGTGGCGAAGGGACGGGCGATCATTCCGGCCAACATCAACCACCCGGAGATCGAGCCGATGATTATCGGGCGCAACTTCCGGGTCAAGATCAACGCCAACATCGGCAACTCGGCGCTCGGCTCGTCGATTGATGAGGAGGTCGAAAAGGCGGTCTGGGCCTGCCGCTGGGGCGCGGACACGGTGATGGATCTGAGCACGGGCAAGAACATCCACCAGACGCGAGAATGGATTCTGCGCAACTCGCCGGTGCCGATCGGCACAGTGCCGCTCTACCAGGCGCTCGAAAAAGTGGGTGGCAAAGCCGAGGAGCTGAGCTGGGAGGTCTATCGCGACACCCTCGTCGAACAGGCCGAGCAGGGGGTAGACTACTTCACCATCCACTCGGGCATTCTCGCCGCCACGCTGCCCGACGCCGAAGCGCGGCAGACCGGCATCGTTTCGCGCGGCGGTTCAATCATGGCCCGCTGGTGTCGCGCCCACAACCAGGAGAACTTCCTCTTCACCCACTTCGACGACATCTGCGACATCCTCCGCAGCTACGATGTGGCGGTCTCGCTCGGAGACGCACTCCGCCCCGGCTCCATCGGCGACGCCAACGACGCCGCGCAGTTCGGCGAGCTGAAAACCCTCGGCGAGCTGACGCTCCGCGCCTGGGAGCGCGACGTGCAGGTGATGATCGAAGGCCCCGGCCACGTGCCGCTGCACATGATCCGCGAGAACATGGAGCTGCAGCTCAAGCACTGCCACGAAGCGCCGTTCTACACCCTCGGCCCGCTCGTGACCGACGTGGCTGCGGGATATGACCACATCAACTCGGCCATCGGCGGTACACTCATCGCCAGCCTCGGCTGCTCGATGCTCTGCTACGTCACGCCGAAAGAGCACCTCGGCCTGCCCGACCGCGACGACGTGCGCGAAGGCGTCATCGTCCACCGCGTTGCAGCCCACGCCGCCGACCTCGCCAAGGGAAGCCACACCGCCTGGCTGCGCGACGAGCTGATGAGCAAGGCCCGCTACGCCTTCGAGTGGGAAGACCAGTTCAGCCTGGCGCTCGATCCGCTCAAGACAAGGCAGATCCACGCCCAGAACATCGCCGCTACCGGTGATACCGCCGCCACTGCCAAATTCTGCACCATGTGCGGCCCCGACTTCTGCTCGATGAAAAGGTCGCAGGAAACGACTGCAGGGATGTAA
- the tpiA gene encoding triose-phosphate isomerase, translating to MRRTIVVGNWKMNNTIAESIELATAIAEKVGATKPECEVGIAPTFPALHEVGKTIEWSGVQLAAQNCHYENDGAFTGEVSTRMLAAAGCSYVILGHSERRQLFGETNEIVNRKVKKALAEGLRVILCVGETLDEREAGVTDKIVTAQVVEGLADVSDISTLVIAYEPVWAIGTGKTATKEQAQDVHASIRSTIEKLYGDSAARHLRIQYGGSVKPSNAAELFAMPDIDGGLIGGASLKVEDFMAIIEAAG from the coding sequence ATGCGCAGAACCATAGTTGTTGGCAACTGGAAGATGAACAACACCATTGCCGAGTCGATTGAGCTGGCGACCGCCATCGCCGAAAAGGTCGGCGCTACCAAGCCCGAATGTGAGGTCGGCATTGCGCCCACTTTTCCAGCGTTGCACGAAGTCGGCAAGACGATCGAGTGGAGTGGCGTCCAGCTTGCAGCCCAGAACTGCCATTACGAAAATGACGGGGCGTTTACCGGCGAGGTTTCGACCCGCATGCTTGCCGCCGCAGGGTGCAGCTACGTCATTCTCGGCCACTCGGAGCGCCGGCAGTTGTTCGGCGAAACCAATGAGATCGTCAACCGCAAAGTGAAGAAAGCGCTGGCCGAAGGGCTTCGCGTCATCCTGTGCGTCGGCGAGACGCTCGACGAGCGCGAGGCTGGCGTGACCGACAAGATCGTCACCGCTCAGGTTGTCGAGGGACTGGCGGACGTGTCGGACATCAGCACGCTGGTGATCGCTTACGAGCCGGTCTGGGCTATTGGCACCGGAAAGACGGCTACCAAAGAGCAGGCGCAGGACGTTCATGCCTCCATCCGCAGCACCATCGAAAAACTGTATGGTGATTCTGCTGCCCGCCATCTGCGCATCCAGTACGGCGGAAGCGTCAAGCCGTCGAATGCCGCAGAGCTGTTCGCGATGCCGGATATCGACGGCGGTTTGATTGGCGGTGCAAGCCTCAAGGTCGAAGACTTCATGGCCATTATCGAGGCTGCGGGGTAA
- the greA gene encoding transcription elongation factor GreA, giving the protein MSDRIYLTRDGYNRLKEELHLLSTQTRKEVLEKIAEARSHGDLSENAEYDAAREEQSQLEAKIGDLENKLASATILDPKQIKTDRVYILTSVKLRNLDDEDEIIEYTLVSSEEADSDLGKISVRSPVGRALIGKSVGDKVTISVPKGELHYEILDIFVK; this is encoded by the coding sequence ATGAGTGACCGCATTTATCTGACTCGGGATGGTTACAATCGGCTCAAAGAGGAACTGCATCTGTTGTCTACGCAGACTCGCAAAGAGGTCCTTGAGAAAATTGCCGAAGCCCGGTCACATGGCGATCTGAGCGAAAATGCCGAGTATGACGCTGCCCGTGAAGAGCAGTCACAGCTCGAAGCCAAAATCGGCGACCTGGAAAACAAACTGGCATCAGCCACCATTCTCGATCCGAAGCAGATCAAGACCGACCGGGTTTATATTCTTACCTCGGTGAAGCTGCGCAACCTGGACGACGAGGACGAAATTATCGAATACACCCTTGTTTCATCCGAAGAGGCCGATTCCGACCTTGGCAAGATTTCGGTGCGCTCTCCCGTCGGGCGAGCCCTGATCGGCAAGTCGGTTGGCGACAAGGTCACGATCAGCGTGCCGAAAGGTGAGCTGCATTACGAGATACTTGATATCTTTGTTAAATAA
- a CDS encoding DegQ family serine endoprotease, whose amino-acid sequence MKKKRMMFKSAALVSVGAIAGALAFSNLDFSFNAKDGGLFTVANHANTSVAAESLRNHPIRTLNDFNEAFVDIAESATPSVVTIYTEKAIERRIMTPFDFFGKSFGELFDTPFSDQSHARKEVIHGLGSGVIVSRDGYILTNNHVIDKADSISVMTDDNRKFTARIIGKDPRTDLAVLKIDAKGLKAIAIGDSDKLRVGEWVIAIGSPLGKNLARTVTQGIVSAKGRVNVGVTDYENFIQTDAAINPGNSGGPLVNIGGELVGINTAIASRTGGFEGIGFAVPSNMAYRIYTSLVKYGKVVRGYLGAGIQDIDDKIAKGLNMQRPEGVLVGTVIKGSPAEKAGLRTGDVILEFAGQKVNSSAELRNLVASKVPDSTEPIIIIRDGVKRTLDVKLQEQPDTQPVSRQGQQAPAANELLGFAVAPLNKAMAERFNLNSAEHRIVVSAVDRSSQAFMAGLRPGDIIRSVDRKEVGSVAEFKAIADKKKKGDLLFLLVERGPSRMYLAFNL is encoded by the coding sequence ATGAAAAAGAAACGAATGATGTTCAAGTCAGCAGCGCTTGTTTCCGTCGGCGCAATCGCCGGAGCGCTTGCATTTTCCAATCTCGATTTTTCGTTTAACGCCAAAGATGGCGGCCTCTTTACGGTTGCCAACCATGCAAACACCAGTGTTGCCGCCGAAAGTCTGCGAAACCATCCCATCAGAACGCTCAATGATTTCAATGAGGCCTTTGTCGACATTGCTGAATCGGCTACGCCGTCGGTAGTGACCATTTATACCGAAAAGGCCATCGAGCGGAGGATTATGACACCGTTTGACTTTTTCGGCAAGTCGTTCGGTGAGCTGTTCGACACTCCCTTTTCTGATCAGTCCCACGCTCGGAAAGAGGTGATTCACGGACTTGGTTCCGGCGTTATCGTCAGTCGTGACGGGTACATTCTGACCAACAATCATGTGATCGACAAAGCCGATTCCATTTCGGTTATGACGGACGACAACCGAAAATTCACGGCAAGGATTATCGGTAAGGATCCTCGCACCGATCTGGCTGTGCTGAAAATCGACGCCAAGGGCCTCAAAGCCATCGCTATCGGCGACAGCGACAAGTTGCGTGTCGGTGAGTGGGTGATCGCCATCGGCAGTCCGCTTGGCAAGAACCTTGCCCGCACGGTGACGCAGGGTATCGTTAGTGCTAAAGGGCGGGTGAATGTTGGCGTGACCGATTACGAAAATTTTATTCAGACTGACGCAGCCATCAATCCCGGTAACTCAGGTGGCCCACTGGTAAACATCGGAGGAGAACTGGTCGGTATCAACACGGCCATCGCCAGCCGAACCGGAGGCTTCGAAGGGATCGGCTTCGCCGTGCCGTCCAACATGGCCTACCGGATCTATACCTCGCTGGTCAAGTACGGTAAGGTGGTGCGCGGTTACCTCGGTGCCGGCATTCAGGATATCGATGACAAGATTGCAAAAGGCCTGAATATGCAGCGTCCTGAAGGGGTACTGGTCGGTACGGTCATAAAAGGCAGTCCAGCCGAGAAAGCGGGACTGAGGACCGGTGATGTCATCCTTGAGTTTGCAGGGCAAAAAGTGAACAGTTCAGCTGAGTTGCGCAATCTGGTTGCCAGCAAGGTGCCCGATAGCACAGAGCCGATTATCATCATTCGTGATGGCGTGAAGCGAACGCTCGACGTCAAGCTTCAAGAGCAACCTGATACTCAACCTGTTTCTCGGCAAGGGCAGCAAGCACCGGCTGCAAACGAGCTGCTCGGCTTTGCCGTTGCTCCGCTGAACAAGGCGATGGCGGAGCGCTTCAATCTGAACTCCGCCGAGCATCGCATCGTGGTAAGCGCGGTTGATCGCTCCAGCCAGGCATTTATGGCCGGGCTCCGTCCGGGAGACATCATCAGATCGGTTGATCGGAAGGAGGTCGGGTCAGTTGCAGAGTTCAAGGCGATTGCCGATAAAAAGAAAAAGGGCGATTTGCTTTTCCTGCTTGTCGAGCGCGGTCCGAGCCGGATGTATTTGGCGTTTAATCTGTAA
- the trpE gene encoding anthranilate synthase component I: MIRSFADNAAGQYGAPSFILKPLVRTFQADTETPVSVYLKLQRPYSCLLESVEGEERLARFSYVAIDPVAVLKGRVDGEATLDVLDTRFDALSSIVQEESDLRTIVDRCMAMFSSEEQPRSKSGSQQMSTSGVFGYFGYDTMHLIERIPSPELPDPAGMPDLCLLFCDTLVIFDNVMRKLYLVANYLDEADRARAERKIDELAALMQKPLDPDLVTLKPELPEPVVSNTTREEYYEKVLKAKEYILSGDIFQVQISQRLKRKLHTRPFDVYRVLRTINPSPYLYFFDFDDFHVVGSSPELLVKVERDHAGRRIVDTRPIAGTRRRGESFEDDERIAKELLSDEKERAEHLMLIDLSRNDIGRIAKIGTVETNEMMVIEKYSHVMHIVSNVRGELQDGLSAMDAFWSCFPAGTLTGAPKVRSMEIIYELEKEKRGLYGGAVGYLDFRGQLNTAIAIRTMVISDGIIYFQAAGGIVADSTPEFEYEETMNKMRAGLTTLESIETSS, encoded by the coding sequence ATGATCAGATCTTTTGCGGACAATGCGGCTGGCCAGTACGGAGCGCCGTCGTTTATTCTGAAGCCTCTCGTCAGAACCTTCCAGGCCGATACCGAGACGCCGGTTTCGGTCTATCTCAAACTTCAGCGTCCCTACTCCTGCCTGCTCGAATCGGTCGAGGGTGAGGAGCGTCTGGCCCGTTTCTCCTATGTCGCCATCGACCCCGTGGCTGTGCTCAAGGGTAGAGTCGATGGAGAGGCCACGCTTGACGTGCTCGACACGCGTTTTGATGCGCTTTCGTCAATTGTGCAGGAAGAAAGCGATTTGCGTACCATCGTCGATCGTTGCATGGCGATGTTCTCTTCCGAAGAGCAGCCGCGCAGCAAGAGCGGGTCGCAGCAGATGAGCACCTCCGGGGTTTTCGGTTACTTCGGGTATGATACCATGCACCTGATCGAGCGGATTCCCTCGCCGGAATTGCCCGATCCCGCCGGAATGCCCGACCTCTGTCTGCTGTTTTGCGATACGCTGGTCATTTTCGATAACGTGATGCGCAAGCTCTACCTGGTGGCTAATTATCTGGATGAAGCTGATCGCGCACGCGCCGAGCGCAAGATCGACGAGCTTGCTGCGCTGATGCAGAAGCCGCTCGATCCCGATCTGGTGACGCTCAAGCCCGAACTGCCGGAGCCGGTCGTCTCGAACACCACACGCGAGGAGTATTACGAGAAGGTGCTGAAGGCCAAGGAGTATATCCTGAGCGGCGACATTTTCCAGGTACAGATTTCGCAGCGCCTGAAGCGCAAACTGCACACCCGCCCGTTCGACGTCTATCGCGTGCTCCGGACGATCAACCCGTCGCCGTACCTCTATTTCTTCGATTTTGACGATTTCCACGTGGTCGGCTCTTCTCCCGAGCTGCTGGTCAAGGTGGAGCGCGACCATGCCGGTCGCAGGATCGTCGATACCCGACCGATTGCCGGTACGCGGCGTCGCGGCGAGAGCTTCGAGGATGATGAACGCATCGCAAAGGAGCTGCTCTCCGACGAGAAGGAGCGCGCCGAGCACCTGATGCTTATCGACCTGAGCCGCAACGACATCGGGCGCATCGCCAAAATCGGTACCGTCGAGACCAACGAAATGATGGTGATCGAGAAATACTCGCATGTCATGCACATCGTCAGCAATGTCCGGGGTGAGCTGCAGGACGGCCTGAGCGCGATGGACGCCTTCTGGTCGTGCTTCCCGGCCGGCACGCTGACCGGTGCGCCCAAAGTGCGCTCGATGGAGATCATCTACGAACTGGAAAAGGAGAAGCGCGGCTTATACGGTGGCGCGGTTGGGTACCTCGATTTCCGTGGCCAGTTGAACACGGCGATTGCCATCCGCACGATGGTCATCAGCGACGGCATAATCTACTTCCAGGCGGCAGGCGGCATCGTGGCCGATTCGACGCCCGAGTTCGAATACGAAGAAACCATGAACAAGATGAGGGCTGGTCTGACTACCCTCGAAAGTATTGAGACATCTTCCTGA